A window of the Mucilaginibacter sp. cycad4 genome harbors these coding sequences:
- a CDS encoding chloride channel protein, which yields MLKTLSYKINRWRLKRNSQRNFLIYCSVFVGFMGGLAAVALKFLVHLMEELSRNISSHLYYHIAYVFLPAIGILGTVLYQHLINRDKIEKGIGKVLINIKKNRSNIKANNIYSHLITSSLTIGFGGSAGLEAPIVCTGTAIGSNVGKFFKLTPYEKTVLLAAGCSAGIAAVFNSPIAGVLFSLEILIGEITIPTFIPLLIASATGVVVSKLLYSGQLFHLVTEGWAMNALPFYVLLGILSGWIAIYISKVGGKLEGGILKKQNRYMRAIVGGVILGLIIAVFPQLFGEGYHYLTEILNGNINVLKEESFFADWLSEPLVMLLFIGALVFSKIIAAGITIGAGGNGGTFAPTVFTGAFLGLFVAFGVNQTGLIHLNTVNFIAVGMAGALAGVLHAPLTAIFLIAEITGGYVLFIPLMIVSAISYIISRYSSPHNMYWSQLIYHDNIHPGQDYGMLNSIMLDSIINRKYTPVDKQMPVGEFYQVLAKTDANIFPVLKGDGSLEGVVLIDDIRRRLFNKDIADESIADIMIEPPAIIDYDQPASSVMDTFDAIDVWQLPVVKDEVFIGFISKSALLSKYREVIIEQHKASDLFA from the coding sequence ATGTTAAAAACGCTTTCCTACAAAATAAACCGCTGGCGGCTAAAACGCAATAGCCAACGTAACTTTTTAATTTATTGCAGCGTGTTTGTAGGTTTTATGGGCGGACTGGCGGCCGTAGCCCTTAAGTTTTTAGTACATTTAATGGAAGAGCTAAGTCGAAATATCTCTTCGCACCTGTATTATCATATAGCGTACGTGTTTTTGCCTGCAATCGGCATTTTGGGTACCGTGCTGTACCAGCACCTGATTAACCGCGATAAGATCGAAAAAGGGATAGGTAAGGTGCTCATCAATATCAAAAAGAACCGCTCAAACATCAAAGCCAACAATATTTATTCGCATTTAATAACAAGCTCATTAACTATAGGCTTCGGCGGTTCGGCAGGATTGGAGGCGCCTATTGTTTGCACGGGTACAGCCATTGGCTCAAACGTAGGTAAGTTTTTTAAGCTTACACCTTATGAAAAAACGGTATTGTTAGCAGCAGGATGCTCGGCGGGTATAGCGGCAGTGTTTAACAGCCCTATTGCCGGGGTGCTTTTTTCACTGGAGATATTAATAGGAGAGATCACCATTCCCACTTTTATACCTTTATTAATAGCCTCTGCTACGGGGGTAGTGGTATCCAAATTATTGTACTCGGGGCAATTGTTCCATTTGGTTACAGAAGGCTGGGCAATGAACGCCCTGCCATTTTACGTGCTGCTTGGCATATTAAGCGGATGGATAGCTATTTATATATCCAAAGTAGGTGGTAAACTTGAAGGTGGGATCCTTAAAAAGCAAAACCGATACATGCGGGCAATTGTCGGCGGTGTGATATTAGGGTTGATCATTGCGGTGTTTCCTCAATTGTTTGGCGAGGGATATCATTATCTCACTGAAATTTTAAACGGTAATATCAATGTATTAAAAGAGGAGAGCTTTTTTGCCGACTGGCTTTCCGAGCCGCTTGTAATGCTTTTATTTATAGGAGCATTGGTGTTTTCGAAAATCATTGCCGCGGGCATTACAATCGGTGCGGGTGGTAATGGCGGTACATTTGCGCCTACGGTGTTCACGGGCGCTTTTCTGGGGCTGTTTGTGGCCTTCGGCGTTAATCAAACCGGGCTGATACATTTAAATACAGTTAATTTTATTGCTGTGGGTATGGCAGGTGCCCTGGCCGGTGTATTGCATGCTCCGCTAACTGCCATATTTCTGATAGCCGAAATTACCGGTGGATATGTGCTGTTTATTCCACTTATGATCGTATCGGCTATATCATACATCATATCGCGCTATTCATCGCCCCATAATATGTACTGGAGCCAGCTGATTTATCATGACAATATTCATCCGGGGCAGGATTACGGCATGCTTAACAGTATAATGCTTGATAGTATCATTAACCGCAAATATACTCCTGTTGATAAACAAATGCCGGTTGGCGAATTTTACCAGGTACTGGCTAAAACCGATGCCAATATTTTTCCGGTGCTTAAAGGGGATGGAAGTCTTGAAGGCGTTGTATTGATAGACGACATTCGCCGGCGCTTGTTCAATAAAGATATCGCGGATGAAAGTATAGCCGATATCATGATTGAACCCCCGGCCATAATTGACTATGATCAACCAGCCAGCAGCGTTATGGATACCTTTGATGCCATTGACGTATGGCAGTTACCGGTGGTAAAAGATGAGGTTTTTATCGGCTTTATATCCAAATCGGCATTGCTATCAAAATATCGTGAAGTAATTATTGAGCAGCATAAGGCGAGCGATTTGTTTGCATAA
- a CDS encoding glutamine synthetase III, translating into MSNIRFKALQDVLSRTIPEVKPPSPKISDYFGSNVFDKKKMKEYLSSEAYQGIVNSIEKGEPIPRDLAEQIASAMKAWALGKGATHYTHWFQPLTGTTAEKHDAFFEPTADGGAIERFSGDALAQQEPDASSFPSGGIRNTFEARGYTAWDPSSPAFLMARTLCIPTVFVSYTGEALDYKVPLLKALNVLDKAAVDVCHYFDKGIEKVNASLGIEQEYFLIDLALFNARPDLYLTGRTLFGHMSAKNQQLEDHYFGSIPERVYAYMQDMEAEALQLGIPLKTRHNEVAPSQFECAPIYEEINLAIDHNQLLMDLMDRVARRHNFKVLLHEKPYAGLNGSGKHNNWSLITNTGKNLLSPGKTPKNNLMFLAFFVNTIKAVHEHADLLRASIASVNNDHRLGANEAPPAIISIFLGSQLSDVLDEIETSRISKKIKEENLLWQGIPKIPQILPDNTDRNRTSPFAFTGNKFELRAVGSSANSASPMTILNLIVADQLKKFKYDVDKLMKKGEKKDLALLMVIKKYIKESKNIRFEGNGYSEEWEKEAALRGLPNVKTTPKALDALINDKSEHLFAETGVFTVREAHARHEILLDAFYKKLQIEARVIGEMVMNVIIPAAVAYQSKLIENVKGLKDIGLDKSTYASQLDIINRISEHVNFIKTNTEQMVDERKKANVIDDLRQRAIDYDEKVKSFFQPIRYHVDKLEQLVDDRLWPLPKFRELLFIK; encoded by the coding sequence ATGTCCAATATTCGTTTTAAAGCCTTACAGGATGTACTTTCAAGAACTATCCCTGAAGTAAAACCGCCTTCACCAAAAATTTCCGATTATTTCGGATCGAATGTTTTTGATAAAAAGAAGATGAAGGAATACCTTTCATCAGAGGCTTACCAGGGAATAGTAAATTCAATTGAAAAAGGTGAGCCAATCCCCCGCGACCTGGCTGAACAGATTGCTTCGGCAATGAAAGCCTGGGCTTTGGGCAAAGGCGCAACCCATTATACCCATTGGTTTCAACCGCTTACCGGCACTACTGCCGAAAAACATGACGCCTTTTTTGAGCCCACTGCAGATGGCGGCGCTATAGAACGTTTTTCGGGCGATGCCCTTGCCCAGCAGGAACCTGATGCCTCAAGCTTCCCGAGCGGCGGCATCCGTAATACTTTTGAAGCGCGTGGCTATACCGCCTGGGACCCTTCTTCACCTGCCTTTTTAATGGCGCGTACCCTGTGTATCCCCACAGTATTTGTATCGTACACGGGCGAAGCACTTGATTATAAAGTACCTTTACTAAAGGCATTAAACGTGCTTGACAAAGCAGCCGTTGATGTTTGCCATTATTTTGATAAAGGCATTGAGAAGGTAAACGCCTCCTTAGGTATTGAACAGGAATATTTTTTGATTGACCTGGCCTTATTTAATGCACGCCCCGATCTTTATTTAACCGGCCGCACTTTATTCGGCCATATGTCGGCCAAAAACCAGCAGCTGGAAGATCATTATTTTGGTTCCATACCTGAGCGCGTGTATGCTTACATGCAGGATATGGAAGCAGAGGCGCTGCAATTAGGTATCCCGCTTAAAACCCGTCACAACGAGGTTGCTCCATCCCAGTTTGAATGTGCACCTATATATGAAGAGATCAACCTTGCTATCGACCATAACCAACTGTTAATGGATTTGATGGACCGTGTTGCCAGGCGCCATAACTTTAAGGTGCTGCTTCATGAAAAGCCATACGCAGGCCTTAACGGTTCGGGCAAGCACAATAACTGGTCGCTGATCACCAATACAGGCAAGAACCTGCTATCGCCGGGCAAAACGCCTAAAAACAATCTCATGTTCCTGGCCTTTTTTGTAAACACCATAAAAGCGGTACATGAACATGCCGATCTGCTAAGGGCATCCATTGCATCAGTTAATAACGATCACCGTTTGGGTGCCAATGAAGCCCCTCCGGCCATTATATCCATATTTTTGGGCAGCCAGCTTAGTGACGTGCTTGATGAGATAGAAACATCCCGCATCAGCAAAAAAATCAAGGAAGAAAACCTGTTATGGCAGGGCATCCCTAAGATCCCGCAAATTTTGCCTGATAATACCGACCGTAACCGTACCTCACCTTTTGCCTTTACCGGTAACAAGTTTGAGCTGCGCGCTGTAGGTTCATCAGCCAATTCGGCCAGTCCGATGACCATTCTTAACCTCATCGTTGCCGATCAGCTTAAAAAATTCAAGTATGATGTGGATAAGCTGATGAAAAAAGGCGAGAAAAAAGACCTTGCGTTACTAATGGTTATCAAAAAGTACATCAAAGAATCAAAAAACATCCGCTTTGAGGGAAATGGTTATAGCGAAGAATGGGAAAAAGAGGCTGCGTTAAGGGGTTTGCCGAATGTTAAAACCACACCAAAAGCCCTTGATGCTTTAATAAACGATAAGTCAGAACATCTTTTTGCCGAAACCGGCGTATTCACCGTGCGTGAGGCGCATGCACGTCACGAGATCTTGCTTGATGCTTTCTACAAAAAACTACAGATAGAAGCCCGCGTAATTGGCGAGATGGTGATGAACGTGATTATTCCGGCAGCAGTTGCCTATCAAAGCAAACTGATTGAAAATGTAAAAGGACTAAAAGACATTGGCCTGGATAAATCAACTTACGCTTCGCAGCTTGACATCATTAACAGGATCTCCGAGCATGTGAACTTCATTAAAACCAATACCGAGCAAATGGTTGACGAGCGCAAAAAAGCTAACGTTATCGACGATCTTCGTCAGCGCGCTATTGATTATGATGAAAAGGTAAAATCATTCTTCCAGCCTATCCGCTACCACGTTGACAAACTGGAGCAACTGGTTGATGACCGCCTGTGGCCGCTGCCTAAATTCAGGGAACTGTTATTTATTAAATAA